The following DNA comes from Eriocheir sinensis breed Jianghai 21 chromosome 37, ASM2467909v1, whole genome shotgun sequence.
GGGTACTCTAGACCGACAGTCACTCCACCAGACACAAGCGAGCAATGTCTCCGTCTCAGCAAAACACTTTCCAAGGGTCTGGGCAAGGAGCCAATACCCTGCTGCTGATGCCATGCCTGCTGCCCACTCAAGACATGGAGGagcaggggaggcagggggagcCCATTTGTGTCAGTACACGGTCCAGCCATTGTAGGGGGCCATTCAAGTGTAGCTCTATCCAGCACGGCGTGGAGGTGACCGTCTGCCTTCTGTGTGGGGTGGATGGGAGAGGGACACTCAGTAATCAATGACACCATCACTCACAACACACTCTTTACAACACTAAGGTGAGCACAAAATGCACCTAACATAATGAAGTACAGTAATGAGGATTTGAAGACTGGATTAAATAAATCTAATACAAAGAAAGATCAGGATTTACAAACAGAGAAGACTGAAGTTAAGCAAATAAAAAAGTGTGACAGTAAGACCAAAGGGGAGTGTTTACTATTACACTTTTTATTATTTGCTTGGATTCagtctttaatatatatatatatatatatatatatatatatatatatatatatatatatatatatatctatatatatatatatatatatatatatatatatatatatatatatataaattatttatTGAATTACTTTTGTGAGGGTCTatgccttttttctttcttcattattaaCAACGATCATAAATGTCCTCTGTATTATACTATTGTTTATTCTGGCCTACTTCAAGGACTCATCAGAATGTTCTTGTGTAATTGCTTTCCTGCCAGCAGTGCCCAAGGCCTCACCTGTACTCTGCACCCCAGCCCTTGACGAAGGAGATGCGGATGGTGCACATCCTAGTGAGTTGGTAGACGGCCTCGAAGCCCTGGCTCACACTCTGGGCCAGCTGGTGTGCAAACTCTTGGTTGTTGAATATCTTTAGGTTACATCctgggaggggggtaaggggggggtcAGAGGCACCTTATCAGCTTCACCTCCACAACCCTACATTATTGTTAATAAACTCTGTAATAGACTgctctatattttcttccttcatacagCCTGAAAATCCAAGAACACTTCCCAACCCAAaacttgttttcttttactttactaTTTTGTGCTATTGTCGTAAGACAAAAACTGGCCTTGGCATGACACTATTAGGTATAGATAAGAATGAATAGGTGTAAACATTTCTGAGACTGTGGAGGTCCGTTGGCCTGCCTCATGCCAGGCCAGGGCACCCACCTGGCGGGATCTTCACCACGGTGGCCGGGTGCCAGCCGTACCGCTGGTTGCAGTTTGGACTCTGGACAAAGATTGAAGAATCGGAGAGGCACTCGGCGAACACCTCCCCGCCAATGTAGTAGAGGCGAACACCCTTCCCAATGTAGCGGCGCGTCTGCTCCACCACCGGGTTGCGGTTGACATTGGACAGCAGACCCAGGCAGAACCGTTCACTGTTGCTGGGGTCTGCAGGGAGAGAGGTTAGGGTTTGTAGAGGCTGCTGAGGATTATTATGGCTTACAGGGGACCTTGGGAGCCACTTCTTGTTACAGAGTCTGACATTTCAACATTACATCTATCCTTCCCTGCCACACTAGGCATACATATGGAGAGCTTAACTTCTGAACTGCACTACTAAACTATCTGCTCTAACCACCTTTCCATTCAATAGCCACCTTGCGCTAGTTGGGACTGAAAAAATAAGAATCAGAGAGGTATTCAGCTTTCACCTCAGCAAAGCAAGCATTCAACCAAGCTATAACAGTACAAataaaaggaggtaaggaagggagaggattgaGTGGGAAGGCCGGGATGAGCACTAACGACCCACCTGGCTTCCTACCTGTCCACCTACCTAACAACTCACCTGCCCTGTATCTCAATGCTTCGACAATATCCCACAATAGTCATCTACTACTCTACACTCCTCTATCCCTAACACAGCTAATGATGGGCAATTCAGTTCATCCTTTGCCACCCCAATCAAGCTCCCTTCACATTCACTCACCGACAAATCTGCTCTATATCTCTTTCTTCTAATGCCACCTCAGCACACCCAAACATACAACCCTACCATTGGATACTCTAATATTTAAGAAAACATCCTCTCATGCCCCATCACACCTTACCAATAGATACTCAGGGATGTGGAGTCAGATACAAAAAATTCTGACTGACTCCAAATCCATGAAATTTTAAGGTTGATACTCTGACTTCACcctcatcccccttctcctcttctatagTACAGTGGTAGGCATATCAAAccccaccacaccatacccagctacGCCACCACACATATCGTAAAGGAGTCGGTGTTGGAGATAtctttaccgactccgactccacgcCCCTGAAAAACCTTCCTCCCATGCCCTGCCACCCACCAGTGAAGCCGTCCACCGTGAGGGAGGGCTGCGAGGCATGGAAGGTCTCCCCCACCCTGGTGTTCAGCTCGTAGTAGGAGATGGAGCACCAGAAGGCCGGCTCGCAGTAGGTGACGGGCTGCGCATCAAGGGGGGGGGATGGTGACGTGGGTATCATGCctggaatgaagaaataaaaaaatgttactTCTATTTGCCAACAACCAAGGGAAGGTGTGTGCACAGTATTAAACGTGGTTACTGCTAATACCCACCAACCAACATTAGGTGTGCCCACGTTATTACAGCACATGAGGCAACAGCTGTAATACTTTATGATGCATGTAGCACTGGAAAAGAGGTATATACTGTTGAAATATAAACCACTAATTAAACATGTGCATGGCTATACAGTATCCCAAAAGGTGGATATGAAGACAGCCCATTGATGCAAGTTGTCTATTATGAATCTGACCTAGTACTGCACCAGGTTGATTCTTAAAAGTTTTCATCTGGCCGGGTAGTAACACATGTGACGCACCAGTAACTATGTGCTGGAGGAAGCCTTTCACGACCCCTCCAGCTACAAGGAGTCACATGTACGTTTATCTTCCTGTCCCCTCACATGGACAGGCACCAGCAGCGAGTCATCATAATGAAGCAGATCTGACATCACCTTCCAGTTTCAGTCCCGCCCCGCTGCCCACCACCCGCCCCATCACCCAACACCCGCCGCCTCCCACCTGCTCCTCTTTCCCAGATCTCCACTCCCAGGATTTCTTTCCCTTtgcctctcttcttacttttacttttctttatcttcccttcttttcccctttcccttttgaCATTCTCCAGCTGAGAAACTGTATCACAAAGAATGCTACTTTTTATATAACTTTTATGAGCGAATAATGACGGAATCACCATCAGTATAATGTTTATCTAATCTTCTAACAGCCAGTTACTCAGCTTTATTTTGCTGGTAAGGTCGTAATGGACCACGCCTTGGTTCTTGCAATCACTAACCTTTATGCTTAGGTATATTAAATACAAAAGTAAAAGTACCTGGGAGTTATAAGACTGATACCAATAAATGTGTGCGAGGGTCTGCTCTGAAGGATTTGTATGAGCCCAAGAAAATATACGACTGCTCGTTGATGATTACATGGGGAGGCTGGAGATCATTTGAGACATTTTATGAACCAAACCTCACCACTTTTTTGGAACACACAGAGCGGCTGCACAACAGGCAGCCGCCACGGCTTGGTAACAAAACAACGCTTCCCTTGGAAAGACGTGACCACACTATTAGACaagtttccttcttttacttttgcTTTTTTTGAAGACACACAACAAGCCAGACAGAAGTAAGgacagggttggaaaaaatcaggTAAACGAACGCCAAAAGGTTCCTCGTAAACAAAAACGGCAActatgataatggtaatgatgataaaaataatgatacgtaataataatgataaaacagcGTATCCAAAAGAATACACCCGCCCTATTGATTGGCTGACATCGGATTTTCTTTGAAATGAACCGAACCAATCCAGTGGGAAGCAAAAAACTTTAAGCACCTCGGCCTGGGCTCAGCCACGTTCAGAACATTTCAAGTTTCCTCCGGCAGCACTCGCAGTTTCCTTCAGAGCACAAGCGAGTTTTTTCATATGGCCGACCAAAGTCATTCAGGCGGCCAGTTGCTTTATATTTATTCACCTTTATTATTGTCCGCCTCAGCAGAGTACGGAGGGCGATTATTAAGTCAGTGTTTATCGGTGTTCCCAAAAGTTAATCAGTTTGAAATGTTCACCAAGGGATGTTTGGTGTGTATCTGGTGACAAAtctttttatagatattttggtAACTGACAAACAGATGGAAAACAACAAAACCACCATCATGCCTCGCTGTGTGTGGAGGTGAGTTGGGGGCGGGTGATGGTAAATAATATGGAATGAGACAACTGTGAGGAGAGCAAAGCAGCTTCATGAAGTGACCACAGCCTTTTATTGCAATGGAGAATGCTGCTACTCAGCGTTCTATGCCAACTTAACTGCTTATTAGATAGTTATTAGTTACATTAATAACAGTAGGTACTATtactacatctttttttttcacagtaaatgaaacagctcaagggcaacacacacacacacacacacacacacacacacacacacacacacacacacacacaaaaaaaaaaaaaaaaaaaaaaaaaaaaaaggaaagagccagcaaatcactgctcctagaaaaagagttcagaggattGGCCAAGAGGAAGGTCAATCTCGCGAGgaagtactactactacaactgcttaTAATATTAATACTAGTATTATTACTGAtcataataacaaataaaaaataataataataaagtgggATGTATCACAGATGATGTGCAAGCTTAGTGTGCAATGTTCACAATCGTATCTTGAACAGTCTTGTCAAAAGTCATCATTCCAGCAAAGTGATGAGGCAAATGCAATGCTTGCCTCTATAAAGAAAAATCTTACTTCACTGAATCAGCCCACTATGGCATCTTTATTGTATAATATATTCAAGAGCAAACCTCACTTGTATTACTTAGTATTACAATTTTCATCCGTTTGCAGCAGAGTAATTAAAAAAATTGAGTCTAGGACTGAACCTGGCTGAGGATTCTTTCCTTGTTTGATGCTGTCACCAGGAGGAGGGTTGCGGGCAGACCTGTTCTTTCTGGGCAAGGGTAAGGCCACAAAAAATAATGCTGGCTGTGTTTTAAAATAATTACTGGGTGTACAAAATTTTTGGTGAGAGCAAATTAGCAACTTTCTGGCAAGCGCAGACAGACAACTTCATGGCCGTGTACCAAACGTGTCTGCAAAACGCTACACAAAGGAGGCTCTCCCCAGCCTTTGTTTGTCCAGTGTCCTACAAACAACAAATTAATTAGCAAGGAGTCTACTGTTGACTCGTGCAAGGACCACAGAAGGTGGATCGCCAATTACTACACACTGCTGCAATTAATTCTCATATCAAGAAAATACACTCTCAAAAACTGGGCTATGGCACAAACCTGAATCACAGCCAAATAAAAGAGTCATAAACAGTCTATATATTTTGACCATTGTTAATTTTCATACTTAGCAAAAAATTTCAGAGCAGTTTTATTTATGTTGAGAGTACTAGCTGGAGAAGGAATAAATGgtggagagaggaacagagaggataggaaggaaggggagcagagaggataggaaggaaggggagcagagaggataggaaggaaggggaccagagaggataggaaggaaggggagcagagaggataggaaggaaggggagcagagaggataggaaggaaggggagcagagaggataggaaggaaggggagcagagaggataggaaggaaggggagcagaaaggataggaaggaagggagcagagaggataggaaggaaggagcagaaaggatagggaaggaaggggagcagaaaggatgggaaggaagggaccagagaggatagggaaggaaggggaccagagaggataggaaggaaggggaccagagaggatagggaaggaaggggagcagagaggatagggaaggaaggggaccagagaggatgggaaggaaggggaccagagaggatagggaaggaagggagcagaaaggataggggaaggaaggggaccagagaggataggaaggaaggggaccagagaggataggaaggaaggggaccagagaggataggaaggaaggggagcagagaggataggaaggaaggggagcagagaggataggaaggaaggggagcagagaggataggaaggaaggggagcagagaggatagtaaggaaggggagcagagaggataggaaggaaagggagcagagaggatagggaaggggagcagaaaggataggaaggaaggggagcagaggatagggaaggaaggggagcagagaggataggaaggaaggggagcagagaggatagcaaggaaggggagcagagaggataggaaggaaggggaccagagaggataggaaggaaggggagcagagaggataggaaggaaggggaccagagaggataggaaggaaggggagcagagaggataGTAAGGAAGGGGggcagaaaggataggaaggaaagggaccagagaggataggaaggaaggggagcagaaaggataggaaggaaggggaccagagaggataggaaggaaggggagcagagaggatagtaaggaaggggagcagaaaggataggaaggaaggggagcagagaggataggaaggaaggggaccagAGAGGATAGTAAGGAAGGGGggcagaaaggataggaaggaaggggagcagagaggataggaaggaaggggaccagAGAGGATAGTAAGGAAGGGgcagaaaggatagggaaggggagcagaggataggaaggaaggggaccagAGGATAGTAAGGAAGGGGGCAGAAAGGATAGTAAGGAAGGGAGCagagaggatagggaaggaaggggaccagAGAGGTTTGGAAGGAAGGGGTGCAGATAGGATAGTAAGGAAGGGGggcagagaggataggaaggaaggggaccagagaggataggaaggaaggggagcagaaagGATAGTAAGGAAGGGGggcagagaggataggaaggaaggggagcagaaagGATAGTAAGGAAGGGGggcagagaggataggaaggaaggggatcagAGAGGATagtaaggaaggggagcagaaaggataggaaggaaggggaccagagaggataggaaggggagcAGAAAGGATAGTAAGGAAGGGGaccagagaggataggaaggaaggggaccagaaaggataggaaggaaggggggcagagaggatatgaaggaaggggagagaaagcactgaggataggaagaaagggaaagagaggataggaagaaagggaaagagaggataggaaggaaggagaggataggaaggggagagaaagccgtgagggaaggggaggtcagtctggatttttttttttcaatgtctggaagctaggtgtgtgtgtgtgtgtgtgtgtgtgtgtgtgtgtgtgtgtgtgtgtgtgtgtgtgtgtgtgtgtgtgtttttctctgtgTTTAAGTAGAATAATAATTTAAATCTAAGGTGAAAACATTGATGATTTCGCCTTAGGATAGATACACGGACAGACATTttccatataaaaaaaatcctttaaCATCATGAGAAAACAATTTGGTAGGAATATTAGATTTTcggggagtgaaaaaaaagtaaaaaaatataccaGGAAAAAAACAATACCATCCACGcgactgaaagaaaaagaaaaagaaaaagaaaaaagaaaaaagaaagaaaagagaaaaaaagaaacgaatgaaaaaaaaaaaaaaaaaaaaaaatatagacattGAAAAGTAAACTGGACAAAATAAATTGGAGACAGAAACAAGCCAATCAACAAAGACAATTAGCAAGTAAGCAATTGTAGCCTAGACTTTGCATTgctatttatacacacacacacacacacacacacgccggggcCTACGTGAGGGCATAGAATCTTTACATGTGAATAATTTATACCACGCAGCCCACCTCCAGGAGCCATTACCTGCCGCTGACGTCATCCAGGTGAGCGGGTGACGTGCCCAtgacgccaccaccactacccccacccccctacccgtctgaccccccctcccccctctacaaccaccaccaccacccctgcccctctgttcctccccctctccccggtCCCTCGTCTGCAGTTCCTTgctctcccccccctcaccccaacgcctcaccacccttccctccccaccccccgcgCTGCCCTACCCTGACCTGCTCTCTAGTGCCCAGCTGTgccaacctgtctgtctgtgtccccgtgtgtgtgtgtgtgtgtgtgtgtgtgtgtgtgtgtgtgtgtgtgtgtgtgtgtgtgtgtgtgtgtttaggttcgttctgtttctctttttttttaatatgtctgtctgtctgtatgtattgtttgtctgtctggattctgtttatttatatttttagtttccattctttgttttttttgttctgcaagtcctgtctgtatgtctgtatgcatGTATTGTCTCTCGTCTGtaagtatgttctctctctctctctctctctctctctctctctctctctctctctctctctctctctctcccccggtgTCAGTTTTCACGTTCGTGTGCGTAAATCCATCATCATTTGACCATCTGTGTAAGTCTCTGTGCGTTTTTGGCCACGATCTCCCGCCATGTGCACCAGTGTCCGTCTCTGCATCCGTGTGCGTGTGTTGCTGCAATGTGCGTAACGAATATGGCTGCTtccatgtgtctgtgtgtgcgttcaggtgtacacgcgcgcgcacatgttttttttttgtgtgcgtgtgtgcgtgtttctcttttacttccaTGATCACTCACAAagccatgattctctctctctctctctctctctctctctctctctctctctctctctctctctctcacacacacacacacacacacacacacacacatagttgcaTCTCATTACGTCAACTAGTCTTCCGTGATTTggctggaatgtgtgtgtgtgtgtgtgtgtgtgtgtgtgtgtgtgtgtgtgtgtgtgtgtgtgtacgcgcgcgggTTACGAGATTGGGATCTGTCAAAAGTCATCAAATTCTTccgagctacacacacacacacacacacacacacacacacccacacatccacAATACATAACGTTTTGATAATGTGggatgctttgtgtgtgtgtgtgtgtgtgtgtgtgtgtgtgtgtgtgtgtgtgtgtgtgtgtgtgtgcactctttcatatatatatatatatatatatatatatatatatatatatatatatatatatatatatatatatatatatatatagatagatagatagatatagatatagatatagatatatagatatatattccTGCTTAGATTATGCCATGATAATTCTTagggtacatctctctctctctctctctctctctctctctctctctctctctctctctctctctccttaccgaACACAAATTTCAATTAACAATTAATATCACGAAAAAACTGCATTAGCTTATAGAAGAATTTGTGGGGTAATGGGAGAGCCGGGAGGGGGCGggcaggagggagtgaggaaggagagaaagagggagggcaggagggcggGGGACATCTTGGCCTGGGGGAAGAGGCAGCGAGATGCGAACTAGTAttacccctcccccctaccccctttcccctcctccttctccttcccttcggctctcctcctcccctgccccctctcccttctccttccctccggctctccccctcccccctcccgacgCCCCCAGGTGAGCAAGTAATCAAGGAGGAACGGTAGGAGACCTAAATTGAAAACCCCAGTTGATTGCTCAAATATAATCCGGGAGGGGCAGCATtcttgaggggggaggggggggaggggacgtAGGGGAGGCAATATATTGGAGGTATGGAGAGATAAAGATGattatcgttctctctctctctctctctctctctctctctctctctctctctctctctctctctctctctctctctctctctctctctctctctctctctctctctcctttcttttgttcttctgcctcctcttcctcctcctcttcgc
Coding sequences within:
- the LOC127008278 gene encoding mothers against decapentaplegic homolog 3-like isoform X2 produces the protein MSARWNLFRKRSLDGRLQVSHKKGLPHVIYCRLWRWPELQSHHELRALDHCQYAFNLKKEEVCVNPYHYTKIEAPALPAILVPRGSGSSSSGSSSVGGGGGSGGGGVGGSSPGSEEDLGSLADFTADSVSDSTSLDVAPTLEPPPTFPPTESPPPGYMSEDGDTLPDITDYPGMIPTSPSPPLDAQPVTYCEPAFWCSISYYELNTRVGETFHASQPSLTVDGFTDPSNSERFCLGLLSNVNRNPVVEQTRRYIGKGVRLYYIGGEVFAECLSDSSIFVQSPNCNQRYGWHPATVVKIPPGCNLKIFNNQEFAHQLAQSVSQGFEAVYQLTRMCTIRISFVKGWGAEYRRQTVTSTPCWIELHLNGPLQWLDRVLTQMGSPCLPCSSMS